The Microbacterium trichothecenolyticum sequence GGCCTACGCCCGCGCCGTCGCCGCCCACACGGCATCCCCCGATACGTTCGTCGCGGCGGTCGCCGCGCAGCTCGCCGCCCCCACGGCCGACGTCATCGACGGCTACGACGTGGTGCGCCGCGCGGCCGAGGCCGAGGCGATTCCCGCTGACGCCCTGTCCGCCGCTTATCGCGAGAGCCGCGCGCACCTGGGCACACCGGCGGCGCCGATCGCGACCGCCGCCGGCCTCATCGGGTTCCTGCAGGGCGTGGATGCCGAACGCTTGCTCGTCACGAACGCCCCGGCGACGCGTCTCGACGAGGCGCTCACCGCGCTCGGCCTGGCGGGGCTGTTCGACCGGATCGTCACCGACGCCGCCAAGCCCGTCGGACTCGAACTGCTCCTCGACACTCTCGGCGAGGGTGTTCGCGTCCTGGCGATCGGCGACGTGTGGCGCAACGATCTCGCCCCCGCCCACGCGCGCGGTCACGCCACCGCCCTGGTCGCCGGCTACCCCGACCCCGCAGCCCGCCCCACCTTCCGCGCCGACACTCTCGACGACCTGTTCCCCGCGCTGGGCGACTGGGTCGCCGCCGCGGGTGACCGCTCTGCTCACGACCCCGCCCTCCGTCACTCCGCTCGCGTCGACGCATCCCCCGCCGAACACTTCCCTTTCTCCGCCTGAACCCACCCGACCCGCAGAAGGAATCATGAACACTCGTCGCATCCGCCTCGCCGCCGCATCCGCCTCGCCGCCGCGTTCGCCGCGGCCGCTCTCGCCTCCGTCACCCTCGCGGGTTGCTCCGGCTCCGCCGGTGCATCCGACGCCGCGCCCGCCGCCGACCCCAGCTCACTCGTGCTGGCCCTCGTCCCCTCGCAGGACCAGGCGAACCTCGTCGACACCGCGAAGCCGCTCACCGACATGCTCACCGAGAAGCTCGGCATCCCGGTCACCGGTGTCGTGTCGAAGGACTACCAGGCCGCCGTCGAAGCCATGGGTGCCGGGCAGGCGCAGATCGGCTTCCTCCCCTCGTTGCAGCTCTGGCAGGCCAACGACCGCTACGGCGCCTCGGTGGTGCTGCAGACCGAGCGCAACGGCAACATCACCTACCCCGGGCAATTCATGACGAACGACCCGGACAAGTACTGCCACACCCCGGTCGTCGAGCGCGACGGCATGAGCTTCTGCAACGGCGCCGACGCACTGAAGGGCCCTGCCGGACTCGACTCGATCACCAAGATCGCCGGGGCCAAGGTGGCCGTGCTCGGACCCGGCTCGCCCGCCGGGTACATCTACCCGATGCTCGCGCTGAAGGAGGCCGGCGTGAACATCGACGACGGCTTCCAGAAGGTGCCCGTCACCGCCAACGACGCCTCGGTGCTCGCGGTCTACAACGGTGACGCCGAGGTCGGCTTCAGCTTCTGGGACGCGCGCACGCTCGTGAAGAAGGACAAGCCTGACGTGGGCCAGAAGGTCGTCGTGTTCGCGCTCACGAACGAGATCCCCAACGACGGCGTCGCCGTGTCGAAGGACCTCTCGCCCGAGTTGCAGAAGAAGATCTCGTCGGCGCTCGAGGAGTACTCGACCACCGACGAGGGCTCCGCGGC is a genomic window containing:
- a CDS encoding phosphate/phosphite/phosphonate ABC transporter substrate-binding protein produces the protein MRLAAAFAAAALASVTLAGCSGSAGASDAAPAADPSSLVLALVPSQDQANLVDTAKPLTDMLTEKLGIPVTGVVSKDYQAAVEAMGAGQAQIGFLPSLQLWQANDRYGASVVLQTERNGNITYPGQFMTNDPDKYCHTPVVERDGMSFCNGADALKGPAGLDSITKIAGAKVAVLGPGSPAGYIYPMLALKEAGVNIDDGFQKVPVTANDASVLAVYNGDAEVGFSFWDARTLVKKDKPDVGQKVVVFALTNEIPNDGVAVSKDLSPELQKKISSALEEYSTTDEGSAALKAVYSITKLAPADPSSLDVVARAAQELGLQ
- a CDS encoding HAD family hydrolase — protein: MPRPVLIFDFDGTVALGDGPLLAYARAVAAHTASPDTFVAAVAAQLAAPTADVIDGYDVVRRAAEAEAIPADALSAAYRESRAHLGTPAAPIATAAGLIGFLQGVDAERLLVTNAPATRLDEALTALGLAGLFDRIVTDAAKPVGLELLLDTLGEGVRVLAIGDVWRNDLAPAHARGHATALVAGYPDPAARPTFRADTLDDLFPALGDWVAAAGDRSAHDPALRHSARVDASPAEHFPFSA